A DNA window from Limanda limanda chromosome 6, fLimLim1.1, whole genome shotgun sequence contains the following coding sequences:
- the psph gene encoding phosphoserine phosphatase, whose translation MTSISQTKELFRRADAVCFDVDSTVIKEEGIDELAKFCGVGDAVTEMTRKAMGGSLTFKTALTERLSIIRCSREQVNKLITDHPPQLTPGIRELVNDLHQRNIKVFLVSGGFRCIVEHVATQLNIPLQHVYANRLKFYFNGEYAGFDESQPTAESGGKGKVINLLKEQYGFKTVVMIGDGATDLEACPPASAFIGFGGNVTRPQVKERCSWYVTSFGELLKELEKI comes from the exons CCCAAACGAAGGAACTGTTCAGGAGAGCAGATGCTGTGTGTTTCGATGTGGACAGCACAGTCATCAAAGAGGAGGGCATCGATGAACTCGCCAAATTCTGTGGTGTTGGAGATGCCGTCACTGAGAT GACTCGGAAAGCAATGGGCGGCTCATTGACGTTTAAAACGGCCTTGACTGAGCGTCTCTCCATCATCCGATGTTCcagagagcaagtgaacaagcTGATAACAGACCACCCACCTCAGCTCACACCAGGCATCAG GGAGCTGGTGAACGATCTGCACCAGCGCAACATAAAGGTGTTCCTCGTTTCAGGAGGATTCCGCTGCATCGTGGAACACGTGGCCACTCAGCTCAACATTCCTCTGCAGCACGTCTATGCAAACAGGCTCAAGTTCTACTTCAACG gagAGTATGCTGGTTTTGATGAGAGTCAGCCCACAGCTGAGAGCGGTGGAAAGGGGAAGGTCATCAACCTATTGAAGGAACAATACGGCTTCAAGACCGTGGTGATGATCGGGGATGGAGCCACCGATCTTGAGGCCTGCCCTCCTGCT AGTGCATTTATTGGATTTGGCGGGAACGTCACCAGGCCGCAGGTGAAGGAGAGGTGTTCGTGGTACGTGACCAGTTTCGGGGAGCTCCTAAAAGAACTGGAGAAGATTTAA